The nucleotide sequence CTGTAGGTGGTATAGTAGATGTTTTTTGATGGTATAATTGTCTCTTAGATGTTACTTGGTGGTGAATGATGGTATAATAGATGCCCGAAGATGTTACAGATGGTAAATTGGTGCTTGATGGTGCTTTAGTCCTGAAGATGTTATAATAGATGGTACTataggtttttcctgatggtattATTGTCTTAGATGTTACTTGATGGTATCAGTGGTAAATGAtggttgtagatgttgcattagaTGGTACTTGATTGTCCCTGTGATGATGTGTGATCAGTAGCTGAGATCGGCCATGATACAGTCTCCGTCTTGATCGTAGTTAaaccttgtttttttctcctttggaGGATCAATTTTAATGTCATCGGGGTACTGTCTCCCTTTGTCCTCCATTTTGTCTATCGTCCGCTTTAGTGGCTGAGCTGGCGCCTTCTCTAGCCGAGATGGCTTGTTTAGACGTGATGGCGGCTTGTCTAGCTGAGCTGTAGGCTTTGTTAGCTGAATTGGTGCTTGTTCTAGCCGAGATGGCTTCACTCGGTGAAATGGCGGCATGTCTAGCTGAGATCTAGGCTTTGGTAGTTGAACTGGCGCCTGTTCTAGCCAAGATGGCTTCACTCGTTGAATTGGCGGCATGTCTAGCTGAGATCTAGGCTTTGGTAGCTGAAGTGGCGCCTGTTCTAGCCAAGATGGCTTCACTCGGTAAATTGGCGGCATGTCTAGCTGAGATCTAGGCTTTGGTAGCTGAAGTGGCGCCTGTTCTAGCCAAGGTGGCTTCACTCGGTAAATTGGCGGCATGTCTAGCTGAGATCTAGGCTTTGCTAGCTGAAGTGGCGCCTGTTCTAGCCAAGATGGCTTCACTCGGTAAATTGGCGGCATGTCTAGCTGAGATCTAGGCTTTGCTAGCTGAAGTGGCGCCTGTTCTAGCCAAGATGGCTTCACTCGGTAAATTGGCGGCATGTCTAGGTGAGATCTAGGCTTTGCTAGCTGAAGTGGCGCCTGTTCTAGCCAAGATGGCTTCACTCTGTAAATTGGCGGCATGTCTAGCTGAAATCTAGGCTTTGGTAGCTGTAGTGGCGCCTGTTCTAGCCAAGATGGCTTCACTCGGTAAATTGGCGGCATGTCTAGCTGAGATCTAGGCTTTGCTAGCTGAAGTGGCGCCTGTTCTAGCCAAGATGGCTTCACTCTGTAAATTGGCGGCATGTCTAGCTGAGATCTAGGCTTTGCTAGCTGAAGTGGCGCCTGTTCTAGCCAAGATGGCTTCACTCTGTAAATTGGCGGCATGTCTAGCTGAGATCTAGGCTTTGGTAGCTGAAGTGGCGCCTGTTCCAGCCAAGATGGCATCACTCGGTGAAATGGCGGCATGTCTAGCTGAGATCTAGGCTTTGCTAGCTGAAGTGGCGCCTGTTCTAGCCAAGATGGCTTCACTCTGTAAATTGGCGGCATGTCTAGCTGAGATCTAGGCTTTGGTAGCTGAAGTGGCGCCTGTTCTAGCCAAGATGGCATCACTCGGTGAAATGGCGGCATGTCTAGCTGAGATCTAGGCTTTGCTAGCTGAAGTGGCGCCTGTTCTAGCTGAGATGGCTTCACTCGGTGAAATGGCGGCATGTCTAGCTGAGATCTAGGTTTTGGTAGCTGAACTGGCGCCTGTCCTAGCCGAGATGGCTTCACTCGGTGAAATGGCGGCTGGGGTTTCTTATCCTTCTTATTAATTACCTGAGATGGGGCGGCAGCGTTCTTCCCTCTCAGAGTCTGCTTTGCTTTTCCAGCCAAAGGCTTTACGGCCATTACCTGTACAGCTGGCAGAGCAGACATGGCCGCCTGGGCCGCCTTCAGGTTGACATTTGGTGTCTTCAATGTCTGTGGCGGCCTGACAGCCGGCTTTGCTGTTTTCTCCTCCTTAGACATCCTAGGTGGCGGCTTCTGCATCGCAGTTGCAGGCCTAGGTGCCTCCTCTCTCTGAATTCTCTTTAGTCTCTGAGCCATTGGTTTCCTCCAACCTCTCTCCTCCAATGTCAGCAGACACTGACGTCTCTATGgagatgatgacatcatcagcagTGGGAGAGTCCATTGTCAGTGTAGCACCCCCTGTTAGTAAATGGACTCTCCCAACTGTCATTTGCCTCACTTCCTGTATTGTgctgcagggaatgctgggatttgtagttgtaTATACAGCCGGCATCTCCTCTGTGCTTGTATTCTCCCATACAGAGGTTAGGGCAGGTTCACTGATTGCTGTGAATTGACTAAAACCTCGCTTTTATTGATACATATTCGGTATATACTGGGACCAGTGTATATTAGGAACTTTTCAATATAATTTCAGTTTTATTGCTATCACAGCAACTGGTACAATTAGGGTCCGCACAGACAGATCTATTCAGGGGTCGGTGCATTTCATAAATGAAGCATAgaaaatgaggggtgtagtagtagcagttttGTAAGTAgtggtatcaggagtgggggtagtggtagcaatggtagtgggagtagtattgggggtagtagtagagcagtattgggtagTAGTAGAACAGCAGCGATCTTATAGGTGGGTGGTTGTTATGGGGCGGGGGCGGCTGTGATCCCGCTCtaacctgcaggaggagcagcttgtccggagcgccactgctccccctgcaggtcggagggcatttttttcttttgaaaatcTCCCAGCCCTAGTATGAAGTATACAAGTGTGTATCTCATATGCAGTATAAAGGTATGTGTATGTATTTTACAGGTCTGTGGAtctagtatatagtgtgcagggGTGTGTTTACATACATAATGTTGTTGATCTTAGTGTACATGGTACAGTGcccatgtatgtatacagtagtgatgcaccgaaatatcaatactatcatcgatatttcgggcataaaaacggttcggtaccaggatttcctggtatcgatactttgttaCGTTGCGTAATAGCACAGCTTAACATGAGGTATAGTTCAGAGAGCACAGCCGACGGTTAGCTGAGcgccagccatgttctctgtgtactGTCCCCTGCCCCCTAGTGTCACCTTCTCCGCCCGCGTGCTCTCAGCTCCCGActgcgccaaattcaaatagccggcacatagcgatcgctagtgtcggctatttgtacatgccgctgtcacacctgacgGCGAcatttaaccccctcccaattcgctccatatgcagcaggagtttgctgcatatggagcggcccccactgctaataACTGAGGCCCGCGATCCCACGGCcggcagtcatttaaccattATCAGTCTCCCCACCCCGGGACCTGCCGGTGCAGCGGGGTCCCCCGCACACTCTAGTTCCCCACCTTCCAGGAGCCGCTGGTGCAGCGAGGGTCCCCCGCACCCTCCAGGACCCGCCGATACAGCACCCTCCAGCTCTTCCACCAGGACCTGCCGCTGCAGTGGGgtccctccacaatcctgtcgccgTCCCACCTTCCCCCAGGGCCCGCCGACACAgtggaacaacaactcccagcatatcttcttgtggcgagtggttgtgcacaaggaggtacggtgggagttgtgtcaggaggcttctgctgcactacaactcccagaagcaTACCTCGTGCACTAGTACAACccacagcatacctctttgtgcacaaggaggtatgctgggatttgtagtgcacaagaaggtatgctgctgggagttgtagtgcacaaggagatatgctgggagttgcagttgtgcagcagcaatctccttgtgcactacaactcccagcatacctccctatgcactaaaactcccagcttACCaccttatgcactacaactcccagcatacatccttgtgcacaactccccacaagaaggcaTGCTGGGACTTATAGTGCAAAAGTCCATAAAATGTCCATGGAAAAATGCATGAAAAGGGCAGCGATGTGGGGGAAGGGAGAAAAGGGCAGCGATGTGGGGGAAGGGAGAAAAGGGCAGCGATGTGGGGGCAgaaggcagggatgtgggggcagggatgtggggacaGAAGGCAGGGAGAAAAGGGCagcgatgtgggggcagggagaaaAGGGCagcgatgtgggggcagggagaaaAGGGCAGCGATGTaggggcagagagcagggagaaaAGGGCAGAGATGTAGGGGCAGGGAGAAAAGGGCAGCGATGTaggggcagagagcagggagaaaagggcagagatgtgggggcagagagcagggagaaaAGGGCAGAGATGTaggggcagagagcagggagaaaagggcagagatgtgggggcagagagcagggagaaaAGGGCAGAGATGTaggggcagagagcagggagaaaAGGGCAGAGATGTaggggcagagagcagggagaaaagggcagagatgtggggggaggcagcagggagcagagagcagggatgtgggagcagagggcagggagaaAAGGGCAGCGATGTGGTTGCAGGAAGCAAGAGAGCAGGGATGTGGGCgcagagggcagagttgtgggcgcagagggcagagatgtgggcacagggagcagagggcagagatgtgggcacagggaagagatgtgggcacagggagcagagggcagagatgtgggcacagggagcagagggcagagatgtgggcacagggaggagagggcagagatgtgggcagagggcagagatgtgggcacagggagcagagggcagagatgtgggcacagggaagagatgtgggcacagggagcagagggcagagatgtgggcacagggagcagagggcagagatgtgggcacagggaggagagggcagagatgtgggcagagggcagagatgtgggcacagggagcagagggcagcgATGTGGgcgcagagggcagagatgtgggcgcagagggcagagatgtgggcgcAGAGATGTGGGCGCAGGGATTTAGGGATGTGGGCGCAGGGATTTAGGgatgtgggagcagagggcagagatgtgggtacagggagcagagggcagggatgtgggggcagagggtgcagggatgtgggcacagggggcagggacgtgtgaggtgtgtgtgtctgcacacatcccctgcccTCACTTACCACCGGACCAGATGACATCCGAAACTTGAGGCTCGTcagagctgaggggaggggggatttggtAAGGGAGCTTATCAGAGAGCCTGAACCTCGGCCACCAGGAAGATTAACCGTTGCTGCTGGCCGGGGTTCAGGCTGCCTgatccactttaaagggaaccaatcacctcaaaaacgcatatCCAGCTTTTAAAATGTGTTgttagaccacacagcacacttgccagacatgttttcatagcctccctgcctcccccctatAAGCTGCAAAGTAACtatataaaactggcgccctgtatgcaaattacctcaggtagtcatacgggcggtgtgcggctagcaggtagtcacggtcccctgggcgttcttccgctgttatcacacccctctgggcgtgattcaaatgacCGAGTAGCTGTGACGTCACTTGGGAGCacgcagtacagccgcttccattccggatGTACTGCGCCTGCGCAGAATTGACTCGAACTCGGTGATCTCCggcttaggccctattcacacatcctgttcctgtccgcaattgcggatccgcagaaaaataggaccaatgtatttcaatggacccatacacacatccgtgttgtgtactgggctgcaatccgttccgcaaaaaaaaaaggacagaccctagtacggacagtaactgacacatccaatacaactctatggggtccgtattttacggaagcaatacggatgaaaatttgcggattgcttacggattcaaaattgcggattggaaaatatactgacgtgtgaatagacccttacactgagtttgaggctattctgcacatgCGCGGCGGCTTCGGGTACGGGTCGCTCCCAAGTgacgtcacagctactcggccatttgaatcatgcccagaggggcgtgataacagcggaagaacgcccaggggaccatgactacctgctagccgcacaccgcccagatgactacctgagggaatttgcatacagggcgccagttttataaagttaattTGCGGCTtacaggggggaggcagggaggctaTGAAAACGTGTGACAattgtgctgtgtggtctaacaacacatttcaaaagctggatatgcgtttttgaggtgattggttccctttaaataagctcTCTTAACAAATCCCTCCTCCCCTGAGCTCAGGGAAGCTCCCAGCTGACAAGCCTCCTTTCCTCCGTGCATactcatgtgtgcacactcaggccggtcaggaagtgCAGCCGCTGGCCTGAGAGTGTgcttacatgaatatgcataggaacagcgATGCGGACTCTGACAGAGCCGGGCGGGTGAGTGGTCGGGCAGTGCAAGCAAGCGGGCATCAGTCAGAACTAGCAAGTATGCCGCTGCCCCACTGCTGACAGGCGCAATATGTTTGGCTAGGGTCCTGCGCCTCACCAACCTGTGACCCTCACACTTTGAGAAGCGCTGATTTAGACCATTAGGAAATGATGTGCCTAACATGAGTATCCAATACCCTTCCCGATTGAGCAGTTTTTGTCTTCTATCTCCTCCTCGGTTTGGCAGGATACTCTTTCTATGGTTAATGCAGACACATCACCTGCGCGTACGGAGGAGAAATGTTTCGAGACATTAGAAGCATTCCTGATATTGCTTTGTGTCGCTCCATAAATATGTTCTCTTAATCTATCCTTCATTTCTCGTTTCGTGCAGCCCACATAGCTAATGTTACATGTACGGCATGTAATGACTTATACAATCCAAGTAGTATTGCAATTGATGAAGCTGCGGATTTTATACTCCTTATGATCCACCTTGCTGTACACATGCTGCGTTTGTTCCACATGGTTACAGCAAGTGCATCTTCTGCCTCCAcactaaggttacaaacacacttggcgggtctgcagcgagtctccacgctgcgtttttgcagcgagactcgctgcagatcccggccctatacttttaatggcagacaaacacgcagcagggatgtacatccctgctgcgagtttgtctgcagcccaccccattaaccccccggccgccggagctgatacttcacctgatcccggctccggcggttcccgatgtcttcagcaagccggagcggagaccaggtgaagtatatgctccagccagccgcccgcagccccggccgcccgatcgcccccccgcagccccggccgcccgatcgcgcCCCTCCCGctgcccggccgcccgatcgcagccccggccgcacgatcgcccccccccccgcagcaccgatcgcacgcccccccgcagcaccgatcgcacgcccccccgatcgagcggggctgcaggggggcgtgtaagcgatcggtgctgcgggggtgCGTGCGATCGTTGCTGCGGTGGGACGTGCGatcgggggggcgatcgggcggctggggctgcgggggggcgatcgggcggccggggctgcgggcggctggctggagcatatacttcacctggtccccgcttgcttgctgaagacatcgggaaccgccggagccgggatcaggtgaagtatcagctccggtggccggggggttaatggggtgggctgcagacaaactcgcagcagggatgtacatccctgctgcgtgtttgtctgccattaaaagtatagggccgggatctgcagcgagtctcgctgcaaaaacgcagcatggagactcgctgcagacccgccaagtgtgtttgtaacctgatggtgcgtttacacagacagatttgtctgatagatttttgaagccaaaaccaggaacagactataaacagggatcaggtcataaaggaaagactgggacttatcctcttttcaaatccattcctggctttggctttcaaaatcagtcagataaatctgtctgtgtaaacgcaccattagttaccTTTTGCATCCAGCCTTTTGGCTGCTATTTGTTTCTCACTGACCTCTGAGAGAGACAACATGGAAGCAAGTGTGGGTGGACGTTTAGTGGAAAACTTGCACCCCTTATGTACTAGTCCCCTAAGCTGGTGGTCATGGGATAGTATGGGTAAATGTTTTTTCACAATATTGCATATTTTATGAAATTGTTTGGAATAAGTTGTTACAAATGTATGTAAATCATtatcattacttttatttttttggatttttttaggCATTTTGGGGCCATACAATAAATTCTTTCTGTCCTTTTGACCAACCCAATCAATAGCTCTctgtatatctttatttttgGAGACGCAAAACAAGAGTTTATACGCCTGTTCAGACAAGCAGTTCCTGCGTATCCTGGTACACTCGCTTACGGGAAGACTTTTAATAGTATGTGTGGGATGACAAGAGTCCGCccgcagtatatagtgtacatttgtatgtatgtagtatacagtgtacaaatgtgtttatacagtatacaggtgtcTATTTGTCCCCCAATAACCTCAGGTTGTGTCCCCTTGTCGTTATGTTCAGTTTCCCATTCCTGCAGCACAGTCTACCCAGCAAGGAGCGGGAGGAAATTTCTTGGTGGGAATTATCTATAATAAATGTATAGGGGCGGTTCCGTTTACCTCTAAGCTCCTCCCTCTGCCCAGAGCGGCATAAATGTGGGTGGAGTAGCACAAGTCTTTACACCACCTGCCTTATGCTAATGACTGTGTGCGTTTTCTACTCTGCGTCTGAATAAAGTGCTCCCTACATGTTACACCTGTTTATAATAAGACAACACATTCAAAtatgatgatatatatatttattataaaatatatactttGGTAAAAATGCAGCAGCTTTCATGTAATGACAGAAAACGgtagatggtgtctctgtggcgctgtCTATGTGCCGGCTGGTGGTCGTGTTCTTTTCTGAGATTCTTGGGAAACTGAGAAAGAAGTCAAAGAAATGAATAAATATTTTATCATTGCGCAGTTGTATTTAGTCACAATTTCTAGATGGAAAGAAAGGGGAGAGAGGTGGGAGATacagaaggagatagatagatagatagatggataggggAGGAGACTACCCGATCCCGTGTGAGAGGTGGAGCAAAATCAGAAGTGCAATTTGGCTAAAATTTTAATCCTGCATCAGACACTGGGCGAATTATTAGAAAAGTTCTTACCTCTGGATGTTAAGAGGTCCAATAGGTGGTCCCAGGTTTCATAGTAGATGCTTGAAGATGTAGCTAGTAAGATGGTTCTTGGTGGTGCTTTAGTCCTAAAGATGTTTCAGTAGATTGTATAGTAGATGTTTCCTGATGGTCCCTTAGATGTTACTTTATGGTGAATGATGTTACTAGATGTTGTAGTGGTTGCCCGaggatgttatagatggtaaacTGGTGCTTGATGGTGCGTTTAGTCTTGAATATGTTGTTTGATGGGGAATGGTGGTACTAGGTGGTATAGTAGATGGTAGAAGATGTTTCAGATGGTAAACTGGTGCTTGATGGTGCTTTAATCCAGAAGATGTTGTTTGATGGTGAATGGTGGTACTAGGTGGTATAGTAGATGGCagaagatgttatagatggtaaacTGGTGCTTGATGGTGCTTTTAATCTTGAAGATGGTATAGTGGATGTTTCCTGATGGTCCCTTAGATGTTACTTGATGGTACTAGATGTTATAGTAGATGCTGGATGATGTCAAAGATGGTAAATTGGTGCTTTAGTCTTAAAGATGTTACTGTAGGTGGTATAGTAGATGTTTTTTGATGGTATAATTGTCTCTTAGATGTTACTTGGTGGTGAATGATGGTATAATAGATGCCCGAAGATGTTACAGATGGTAAATTGGTGCTTGATGGTGCTTTAGTCCTGAAGATGTTATAATAGATGGTACTataggtttttcctgatggtattATTGTCTTAGATGTTACTTGATGGTATCAGTGGTAAATGAtggttgtagatgttgcattagaTGGTACTTGATTGTCCCTGTGATGATGTGTGATCAGTAGCTGAGATCGGCCATGATACAGTCACCGTCTTGATCGTAGTTAaaccttgtttttttctcctttggaGGATCAATTTCTATGTCATCAGGGTACTGTCTCCCTTTGTCCTCCATTTTGTCTATTGTCCGCTTTAGTGGCTGAGCTGGCGCCTTCTCTAGCCGAGATGGCTTGTTTAGACGTGATGGCGGCTTGTCTAGCTGAGCTGCAGGCTTTGTTAGCTGAATTGGTGCTTGTTCTAGACGAGATGGCTTCTCTCGACGTGATGGCAGCTTGTGTAGCTGACATGTAGGCTTCGCTAGTTGAACTGGCGCCTGTTCTAGCCGAGATGGCTTCACTCGGTAAAATGGCGGCATGTCTAGCTGAGATCTAGGCTTTGCTAGTTGAACTGGTGCCTGTTCTAGCCAAGATGGCATCACTCTGTAATATGGCGGCATGTCTAGCTGAGATCTAGGCTTTGCTAGCTGAAGTGGCGCCTGTTCTAGCCAAGATGGCTTCACTCGGTAAATTGGCGGCATGTCTAGCTGAGATCTAGGCTTTGCTAGCTGAAGTGGCGCCTGTTCTAGCCAAGATGGCTTCACTCTGTAAATTGGCGGCATGTCTAGCTGAGATCTAGGCTTTGGTAGCTGAAGTGGCGCCTGTTCTAGCCTAGATGGCTTCTTTAGTCGTGATGGCGGCTTGTCTAGCTGAGAAGTAGGCTTTGCTAGCTGAACTGGTGCTTGTTCTAGACGTGATGGCAGCTTGTCTAGCTGAAATCTAGGCTTCACTAGTTGAAATGGCGCCTGTTCTAGCCGAGATGGCTTCACTCGGTAAAATGGCGGCATGTCTAGCTGAGATCTAGGCTTTGCTAGTTGAACTGGTGCCTGTTCTAGCCAAGATGGCATCACTCGGTAAAATGGCGGCATGTCTAGCTGAGATCTAGGCTTTGCTAGCTGAAGTGGCGCCTGTTCTAGCCAAGATGGCTTCACTCGGTAAATTGGCGGCATGTCTAGCTGAGATCTAGGCTTTGCTAGCTGAAGTGGCGCCTGTTCTAGCCAAGATGGCTTCACTCGGTAAATTGGCGGCATGTCTAGCTGAGATCTAGGCTTTGCTAGCTGAAGTGGCGCCTGTTCTAGCCAAGATGGCTTCACTCTGTAAATTGGCGGCATGTCTAGCTGAGATCTAGGCTTTGGTAGCTGAAGTGGCGCCTGTTCTAGCCAAGATGGCTTCACTCTGTAAATTGGCGGCATGTCTAGCTGAGATCTAGGCTTTGCTAGCTGAAGTGGCGCCTGTTCTAGCCAAGATGGCTTCACTCGGTAAATTGGCGGCATGTCTAGGTGAGATGTAGGCTTTGCTAGCTGAAGTGGCGCCTGTTCTAGCCAAGATGGCTTCACTCGGTAAATTGGCGGCATGTCTAGCTGAGATCTAGGCTTTGCTAGCTGAAGTGGCGCCTGTCCTAGCCGAGATGGCTTAACTCGGTGAAATGGCGGCTGGGGTTTCTTATCCTCCTTATTCATTAcctgagatggggcagcagctTTCTTCCCTCTCAGAGTCTGCTTTGCTTTCCCAGCCAAAGGCTTTACGGCCATAACCTGTACAGCTGGCAGAGCAGACATGGCCGCCTGGGCCGCCTTCAAGTTGACATTTGGCGTCTTCAATGTCTGTGGCGGCCTGACAGCCGACTTTGCTGTTTTCTCCTCCTTAGACATCCTAGGTGGCGGCTTCTGCATCGCAGTTGCAGGCCTAGGTGCCTCCTCTCTCTGAATTCTCTTTAGTCTCTGAGCCATTGGTTTCCTCCAACCTCTCTCCTCCAATGTCAGCAGACACTGACGTCTCTATGgagatgatgacatcatcagcagTGGGAGAGTCCATTGTCAGTGTAGCGCCCCCTGTTAGTAAATGGACTCTCCCAACTGTCATTTGCCTCACTTCCTGTATTGTgctgcagggaatgctgggatttgtagttgtaTATACAGCCGGCATCTCCTCTGTGCTTGTATTCTCCCATACAGAGGTTAGGGCAGGTTCACTGATTGCTGTGAATTGACTAAAACCTCGCTTTTATTGATACATATTCGGTATATACTGGGACCAGTGTATATTAGGAACTTTTCAATATAAATTCAGTTTTATTGCTATCACAGCAACTGGTACAATTAGGGTCCGCACAGACAGATCTATTCAGGGGTCGGTGCATTTCATAAATGAAGCATAgaaaatgaggggtgtagtagtagcagttttGTAAGTAgtggtatcaggagtgggggtagtggtagcaatggtagtgggagtagtattgggggtagtagtagagcagtattgggggggtagtagtagaacagCAGCGATCTTATAGGTGGGTGGTTGTTATGGGGCGGGGGGCGTTGGGGGCGGCTGTGGTCTCGCTCTGCCCTGCCTCTTTTCTTTTGAAAATCTCCCAGCCCTAGTATGAAGTATACAAGTGTGTATCTAGTATGCAGTATACAGGTATGTGTATGTATTTTACAGGTCTGTGGAtctagtatatagtgtgcagggGTGTGTTTACATACATAATATTGTAGATCTTAGTGTACATGGTACAGTGcccatgtatgtatacagtagtgatgcaccgaaatatcgatactatcatcgatatttcgggcataaaaacggttcggtaccaggatttcctggtatcgatactttgttaCGTTGCGTACATGCTTGACAAAGACTCATGGcgagtcgaaacgtcgtattgctTGTGAGCACAATAAAGTTTTGAAGACTGACTTGGatttttggatgctgttggatttacTAATTAAGCCATTTAACCATTATTAGTCTCCCCACCCCGGGACCTGCCGGTGCAGCGGGGTCCCCCGCACACTCCAGTTCCCCACCTTCCAGGAGCCGCTGGTGCAGCGAGGGTCCCCCGCACCCTCCAGGACCCGCCGATACAGCACCCTCCAGCTCTTCCACCAGGACCTGCCGCTGCAGTGGGgtccctccacaatcctgtcgccgTCCCACCTTCCCCCAGGGCCCGCCGACACAGTGgaacaataactcccagcatatcttcttgtggcgagttgttgtgcacaaggaggtacggTGGGAgttgtcaggaggctgctgctgcactacaactcccagcagcatacctcgtgCACTAGTACATCCCACAGCATATctctttgtgcacaaggaggtatgctgggatttgtagtgcacaagaaggtatgctgctgggagttgttgtgccaggaggctgctgctgcacaactgcaactccaagcatat is from Dendropsophus ebraccatus isolate aDenEbr1 chromosome 14, aDenEbr1.pat, whole genome shotgun sequence and encodes:
- the LOC138772201 gene encoding adhesive plaque matrix protein-like, with translation MAQRLKRIQREEAPRPATAMQKPPPRMSKEEKTAKPAVRPPQTLKTPNVNLKAAQAAMSALPAVQVMAVKPLAGKAKQTLRGKNAAAPSQVINKKDKKPQPPFHRVKPSRLGQAPVQLPKPRSQLDMPPFHRVKPSQLEQAPLQLAKPRSQLDMPPFHRVMPSWLEQAPLQLPKPRSQLDMPPIYRVKPSWLEQAPLQLAKPRSQLDMPPFHRVMPSWLEQAPLQLPKPRSQLDMPPIYRVKPSWLEQAPLQLAKPRSQLDMPPIYRVKPSWLEQAPLQLAKPRSQLDMPPIYRVKPSWLEQAPLQLPKPRFQLDMPPIYRVKPSWLEQAPLQLAKPRSHLDMPPIYRVKPSWLEQAPLQLAKPRSQLDMPPIYRVKPSWLEQAPLQLAKPRSQLDMPPIYRVKPPWLEQAPLQLPKPRSQLDMPPIYRVKPSWLEQAPLQLPKPRSQLDMPPIQRVKPSWLEQAPVQLPKPRSQLDMPPFHRVKPSRLEQAPIQLTKPTAQLDKPPSRLNKPSRLEKAPAQPLKRTIDKMEDKGRQYPDDIKIDPPKEKKTRFNYDQDGDCIMADLSY
- the LOC138773045 gene encoding adhesive plaque matrix protein-like; amino-acid sequence: MAQRLKRIQREEAPRPATAMQKPPPRMSKEEKTAKSAVRPPQTLKTPNVNLKAAQAAMSALPAVQVMAVKPLAGKAKQTLRGKKAAAPSQVMNKEDKKPQPPFHRVKPSRLGQAPLQLAKPRSQLDMPPIYRVKPSWLEQAPLQLAKPTSHLDMPPIYRVKPSWLEQAPLQLAKPRSQLDMPPIYRVKPSWLEQAPLQLPKPRSQLDMPPIYRVKPSWLEQAPLQLAKPRSQLDMPPIYRVKPSWLEQAPLQLAKPRSQLDMPPIYRVKPSWLEQAPLQLAKPRSQLDMPPFYRVMPSWLEQAPVQLAKPRSQLDMPPFYRVKPSRLEQAPFQLVKPRFQLDKLPSRLEQAPVQLAKPTSQLDKPPSRLKKPSRLEQAPLQLPKPRSQLDMPPIYRVKPSWLEQAPLQLAKPRSQLDMPPIYRVKPSWLEQAPLQLAKPRSQLDMPPYYRVMPSWLEQAPVQLAKPRSQLDMPPFYRVKPSRLEQAPVQLAKPTCQLHKLPSRREKPSRLEQAPIQLTKPAAQLDKPPSRLNKPSRLEKAPAQPLKRTIDKMEDKGRQYPDDIEIDPPKEKKTRFNYDQDGDCIMADLSY